The following coding sequences lie in one Acropora palmata chromosome 3, jaAcrPala1.3, whole genome shotgun sequence genomic window:
- the LOC141877918 gene encoding solute carrier family 15 member 4-like isoform X1: MASAANEEENERSLLLSDKNSCQNRSVAIVCSITSSMRNAQHFTGRDERIFATLLILLTEFCERLAFFGLVANLVLFCEDTLQLPSPWPSTIFLVFVGTCYLTTLLGGWLSDTYLGRYNTIFGFLLLYIIGAVLMLPISYEDISYSKTARLLLFAAALTILAFATGGIKSNVSPFGADQNQQEGPRAVQTFFNWFYFFINLGSFLALTVVVWVQQTYSYFYGYVITASAVALTAIIFVSGRNKYIHSPPAGSELTRAAKIIYEAITIPRTISTWLDKAKSRNGGTFTETEVEDVKSLLRVIPVFLLFVVYWAVYSQMSTTFLIQGTYMRLKFSSFSVPSASLAIFDVIAVLAMIPIMDHIVYPLLQRCGISFTPLRRIGVGFLMAAAAMMVAGFVEITRRGLWEEGHVFNQLVNGENRAASDLNIFWQVPQYILIGSSEVLTSVTGLEFAYSQSPKNLKGVVMGSFMITFAMGHYLTSLLVTIVRSASNSKWYPSNDLNNGKLEYFFFLLAGITVVTLAIFAFVASRYTYKKQPVRTQNVEKKYLWVDGEDTQLTDSDD; the protein is encoded by the exons ATGGCTTCAGCTGCTAATgaagaggaaaatgaaagGTCGTTACTACTCTCAGACAAAAATTCCTGTCAGAATCGATCTGTAGCCATCGTGTGCAGTATTACTTCATCCATGAGGAATGCTCAGCATTTTACCGGGCGTGACGAGAGGATCTTTGCCACATTATTGATTCTTCTTACAGAGTTCTGTGAGCGTTTAGCATTCTTCGGACTGGTTGCAAATTTAGTGCTTTTTTGTGAGGACACGTTACAACTTCCCTCTCCATGGCCCTCGACAATTTTCCTGGTATTTGTTG GAACGTGCTACCTAACTACCTTACTTGGAGGGTGGCTTTCTGATACGTACTTGGGAAGATACAATACCATATTCGGCTTCTTATTATTGTACATTATCGGAGCTGTCTTAATGTTACCTATATCCTATGAAGATATCAGCTATAGCAAGACGGCAAGGCTACTTCTCTTTGCAGCAGCTCTTACAATTCTTGCATTTGCAACTGGTGGAATCAAATCCAATGTGTCGCCATTTGGAGCGGATCAAAATCAACAGGAAGGACCTAGAGCTGTTCagacatttttcaactggttttattttttcatcaaccTTGGATCATTTCTAGCTTTGACAGTTGTTGTATGGGTACAACAAACTTACAGTTATTTTTATGGCTACGTTATCACTGCTTCAGCGGTTGCTTTAACTGCTATAATCTTTGTTTCTGGTCGTAATAAGTACATACACAGTCCACCCGCTGGTAGCGAGCTTACTAGGGCTGCTAAGATAATCTACGAAGCAATCACGATTCCCCGCACCATATCAACATGGTTGGACAAAGCAAAAAGTAGAAATGGAGGAACATTCACTGAAACTGAAGTAGAAGACGTTAAATCATTGTTGAGAGTTATCCcagtatttcttttgtttgttgtatATTGGGCCGTATACTCACAG ATGTCGACGACATTTCTCATCCAAGGAACATACATGAGACTAAAGTTCTCGAGCTTCAGCGTTCCTTCTGCGTCCCTGGCGATTTTTGACGTCATTGCTGTCCTGGCAATGATTCCAATCATGGATCACATAGTGTATCCTCTTCTTCAACGATGTGGGATCAGCTTTACTCCTCTGCGCAGGATTGGAGTAGGATTTTTGATGGCTGCGGCGGCTATGATGGTGGCAGGTTTTGTTGAAATCACGCGCAGAGGCCTGTGGGAAGAGGGTCATGTGTTTAACcaacttgtcaatggggaaaaTAGGGCGGCGTCGGATCTTAATATTTTTTGGCAAGTTCCACAGTATATCCTCATAGGATCCAGCGAGGTTCTTACCAGTGTCACAG GTCTAGAGTTCGCATATTCTCAATCTCCAAAAAACCTGAAGGGTGTTGTGATGGGCTCTTTCATGATCACTTTCGCCATGGGACACTACCTAACAAGTCTGCTTGTTACTATTGTTCGATCAGCGAGCAATAGCAAATGGTACCCTAGCAACGATCTTAACAACGGAAAACTTGAAtacttctttttccttttagctGGAATAACAGTAGTTACTTTGGCTATCTTTGCGTTTGTTGCATCTCGTTATACGTATAAGAAACAGCCGGTAAGAACACAAAACGTTGAGAAAAAGTACCTCTGGGTGGACGGTGAAGATACACAGTTAACAGACTCTGACGATTAA
- the LOC141877918 gene encoding solute carrier family 15 member 4-like isoform X2: MASAANEEENERSLLLSDKNSCQNRSVAIVCSITSSMRNAQHFTGRDERIFATLLILLTEFCERLAFFGLVANLVLFCEDTLQLPSPWPSTIFLVFVGTCYLTTLLGGWLSDTYLGRYNTIFGFLLLYIIGAVLMLPISYEDISYSKTARLLLFAAALTILAFATGGIKSNVSPFGADQNQQEGPRAVQTFFNWFYFFINLGSFLALTVVVWVQQTYSYFYGYVITASAVALTAIIFVSGRNKYIHSPPAGSELTRAAKIIYEAITIPRTISTWLDKAKSRNGGTFTETEVEDVKSLLRVIPVFLLFVVYWAVYSQMSTTFLIQGTYMRLKFSSFSVPSASLAIFDVIAVLAMIPIMDHIVYPLLQRCGISFTPLRRIGVGFLMAAAAMMVAGFVEITRRGLWEEGHVFNQLVNGENRAASDLNIFWQVPQYILIGSSEVLTSVTANPARPTTCWKRES; this comes from the exons ATGGCTTCAGCTGCTAATgaagaggaaaatgaaagGTCGTTACTACTCTCAGACAAAAATTCCTGTCAGAATCGATCTGTAGCCATCGTGTGCAGTATTACTTCATCCATGAGGAATGCTCAGCATTTTACCGGGCGTGACGAGAGGATCTTTGCCACATTATTGATTCTTCTTACAGAGTTCTGTGAGCGTTTAGCATTCTTCGGACTGGTTGCAAATTTAGTGCTTTTTTGTGAGGACACGTTACAACTTCCCTCTCCATGGCCCTCGACAATTTTCCTGGTATTTGTTG GAACGTGCTACCTAACTACCTTACTTGGAGGGTGGCTTTCTGATACGTACTTGGGAAGATACAATACCATATTCGGCTTCTTATTATTGTACATTATCGGAGCTGTCTTAATGTTACCTATATCCTATGAAGATATCAGCTATAGCAAGACGGCAAGGCTACTTCTCTTTGCAGCAGCTCTTACAATTCTTGCATTTGCAACTGGTGGAATCAAATCCAATGTGTCGCCATTTGGAGCGGATCAAAATCAACAGGAAGGACCTAGAGCTGTTCagacatttttcaactggttttattttttcatcaaccTTGGATCATTTCTAGCTTTGACAGTTGTTGTATGGGTACAACAAACTTACAGTTATTTTTATGGCTACGTTATCACTGCTTCAGCGGTTGCTTTAACTGCTATAATCTTTGTTTCTGGTCGTAATAAGTACATACACAGTCCACCCGCTGGTAGCGAGCTTACTAGGGCTGCTAAGATAATCTACGAAGCAATCACGATTCCCCGCACCATATCAACATGGTTGGACAAAGCAAAAAGTAGAAATGGAGGAACATTCACTGAAACTGAAGTAGAAGACGTTAAATCATTGTTGAGAGTTATCCcagtatttcttttgtttgttgtatATTGGGCCGTATACTCACAG ATGTCGACGACATTTCTCATCCAAGGAACATACATGAGACTAAAGTTCTCGAGCTTCAGCGTTCCTTCTGCGTCCCTGGCGATTTTTGACGTCATTGCTGTCCTGGCAATGATTCCAATCATGGATCACATAGTGTATCCTCTTCTTCAACGATGTGGGATCAGCTTTACTCCTCTGCGCAGGATTGGAGTAGGATTTTTGATGGCTGCGGCGGCTATGATGGTGGCAGGTTTTGTTGAAATCACGCGCAGAGGCCTGTGGGAAGAGGGTCATGTGTTTAACcaacttgtcaatggggaaaaTAGGGCGGCGTCGGATCTTAATATTTTTTGGCAAGTTCCACAGTATATCCTCATAGGATCCAGCGAGGTTCTTACCAGTGTCACAG CTAATCCCGCCAGGCCGACCACATGCTGGAAGAGAGAAAGCTGA
- the LOC141877924 gene encoding solute carrier family 15 member 4-like: MANQGNENDSAPLTTDNCNQNENERTAVLRPTRNSTARRRRIFVTLCILVTELCERLTFYGVTANLVLFCVQELKLDSPWPSVTNYLFQGTCYLIPLIGGWLADAYLGRYNTIYGSSLLYVAGTIVLTAVSFKGTETLKAWPDVPLSHALRRIYFVFALAMIAFGTGGIKANVSPFGADQVEQEGPRAVQTFFNWFYWFINVGSLISFTVVVYIQEYGLFYGYLITTGTMFLATITFVLGQNKYLTKPPGGSQLSVTVKIIHNAIKNYHSSDTEMWLDKAKTCFGGKYTDRQVEDVKLLLKVIPVFLLFIVYWIIYSQMQTSFLIQALQMRLAFPHFTIPAASMSLFDTFAVLTFAPIMDHAVYPFLNYCGIRFTPMHRIGVGMLIATVSVVVAGVIEIKRKALFLHENQIRLNVFWQVPQFMLIGISEVLTVVTGLELAYCQAPACFKGLVMGMFLLTSSLGNYAASLLVVIVQKASNHHLWYPPSDKLNKGHLENFYFLLAGLMILNFVIFFFVASKYKYNSVQREEIIRDSRERLQPTGQDDS, translated from the exons ATGGCAAaccaaggaaatgaaaatgacagTGCACCTTTAACCACTGATAACTGCAATCAAAATGAGAATGAGAGAACTGCTGTGTTGAGGCCAACAAGGAACTCTACAGCCCGCAGACGGAGAATCTTTGTCACACTCTGTATTCTTGTCACAGAGCTATGTGAGCGGCTAACTTTCTATGGAGTTACAGCCaaccttgttttattttgtgtgcAGGAGTTAAAACTAGACTCACCATGGCCATCAGTTACTAATTATCTGTTTCAAG GAACATGCTACCTCATTCCATTGATTGGAGGATGGTTAGCTGACGCTTATCTGGGCCGTTACAACACCATCTATGGCAGCTCATTGTTGTATGTGGCTGGAACAATAGTGCTTACGGCTGTATCCTTTAAAGGCACTGAAACACTAAAAGCTTGGCCTGATGTCCCCCTTTCACACGCACTGAGAAGAATTTACTTTGTGTTTGCCTTGGCGATGATTGCATTTGGAACTGGAGGGATCAAAGCTAATGTGTCACCATTTGGAGCAGATCAAGTTGAACAAGAAGGACCAAGAGCAGTACAGACATTTTTTAATTGGTTTTACTGGTTCATTAATGTTGGatcattaatttcatttacagttgttgtaTACATACAAGAGTATGGTCTCTTTTATGGTTATttaatcacaacaggaacaatgTTTCTTGCCACGATTACCTTTGTATTAGGGCAAAACAAATACCTTACCAAACCGCCAGGGGGCAGTCAACTGTCTGTGACGGTGAAGATAATTCATAATGCCATAAAAAACTATCATTCCTCAGACACAGAAATGTGGCTGGACAAAGCTAAAACTTGTTTTGGAGGAAAGTATACAGATCGCCAGGTTGAAGATGTCAAGTTATTGCTGAAAGTTATTCCAGTGTTCCTATTGTTCATAGTATACTGGATCATTTACTCCCAG ATGCAGACGTCATTTCTGATCCAGGCTCTACAAATGAGACTTGCATTTCCTCACTTCACCATCCCAGCAGCATCTATGTCTCTTTTTGACACATTTGCTGTTCTTACTTTTGCCCCCATAATGGACCATGCTGTGTACCCTTTCCTCAACTACTGTGGGATCAGGTTCACGCCTATGCACAGGATTGGTGTTGGTATGCTGATAGCCACAGTTTCAGTCGTGGTGGCTGGTGTGATAGAAATCAAGCGAAAGGCACTATTTCTCCACGAGAATCAAATTAGGCTGAATGTGTTTTGGCAAGTTCCTCAGTTTATGCTAATTGGGATTAGTGAGGTCCTGACTGTTGTCACAG GTTTGGAGTTGGCTTACTGTCAAGCTCCAGCATGTTTTAAAGGACTTGTGATGGGCATGTTTCTTCTTACAAGTAGCCTTGGAAACTATGCAGCAAGCCTTCTTGTGGTTATCGTACAGAAAGCCAGCAATCATCATCTTTGGTATCCACCAAGCGACAAGTTAAACAAAGGACACTTGGAGAACTTCTATTTCTTGTTAGCAGGACTCATGattcttaattttgttattttcttttttgttgcttCGAAATATAAATACAACAGTGTTCAAAGGGAAGAAATAATCAGAGATAGCAGGGAGAGACTACAGCCAACAGGTCAAGATGACAGTTAA
- the LOC141877916 gene encoding ubiquitin carboxyl-terminal hydrolase MINDY-2-like produces MEDATENSVVNPDQDLNEDVVGSSNSLTTALAQTETQGARVTCEKNKVETDSQEKDYEQKNEIKASLSGESKLLPIQHSGEEGNEKDPLQERDSQDETKNEDENNESGTDQEPRKQTCLEALEIEGTIAEASGTNENLNSNVSEENDLSCSVASDGGDTNQAESPSIASQRLQDSVVDEDTGNEDTTSSDELTSQSEQRALESTYHIKWIKWKGIDTPIITQNENGPCPLLAIVNVLLLQRRVNIPSPQEIVTSGQLMEYIGDCILEESPRRLTEGAQLNYEQNMNDAIAIMDKLQTGLDVNVKFTGITEFEFTPECVVFDLLSIGLYHGWLVDPQNADACSAIGGVSYNQLVEKIIASKQDGAESKLVSEGLIGEAFLEETASQLTYHGLCELNLHLQDDQLGVFFRNNHFSTFHKHKDELFLLVTDQGFLTEDRVIWESLSNVEGDSYFVDAEFRLLPTAQSTAPAQPSAHLPPMNQQLSLEDQDYLVALTLQQEQDGPSTQSQHSQFESQAAQTPMQQITEADQEWADRQLAMQLQEEERAHQQQMQQQQHRQRQPQQVMASTVRPRNLPSPEQPQQQRTQSSEKCIVL; encoded by the exons ATGGAAGATGCAACGGAGAATTCGGTAGTAAATCCTGATCAAGATTTAAACGAAGATGTTGTTGGCTCGTCCAACAGTTTAACTACTGCGTTGGCCCAGACTGAAACACAAGGTGCACGAGTGacttgtgaaaaaaacaaagtggaAACAGATTCCCAAGAGAAGGACTACgaacaaaagaatgaaattaaaGCATCATTATCTGGCGAGAGTAAATTGCTGCCAATACAGCATAGTGGCGAAGAAGGCAACGAAAAAGATCCTTTACAGGAAAGGGACAGTCAAGATGAAACGAAAAATGAAGATGAGAACAACGAGTCTGGAACTGATCAAGAGCCCAGAAAACAAACTTGCTTGGAAGCTTTGGAAATCGAGGGGACCATTGCTGAGGCTTCAGGAACAAACGAAAACTTAAACTCGAATGTGTCAGAGGAGAACGACTTGTCGTGCAGTGTTGCCAGTGATGGCGGAGACACGAATCAAGCAGAGTCGCCCTCAATAGCTTCGCAAAGGCTTCAAGATTCCGTGGTGGATGAAGACACCGGAAATGAGGACACAACCAGCAGCGATGAATTGACTTCTCAAAGTGAACAGCGTGCTCTTGAATCAACTTATCATATCAAGTGGATCAAATGGAAAGGCATAGATACACCAATCATTACTCAGAATGAAAATGGACCTTGCCCTCTTCTTGCAATCGTGAATGTTCTACTTTTGCAAAGAAGGGTCAATATTCCTTCTCCTCAGGAAATTGTTACCTCAGGCCAATTGATGGAGTATATTGGAGACTGCATACTGGAAGAGTCACCCAGA CGCCTAACAGAAGGAGCCCAACTTAACTATGAACAAAATATGAATGATGCTATTGCAATCATGGACAAGTTACAAACAGGACTTGATGTTAATGTGAAATTTACAGG CATCACGGAATTTGAATTTACTCCAGAGTGTGTTGTTTTTGATCTTCTGTCAATCGGATTATACCATGGCTGGCTGGTGGATCCACAAAATGCTGATGCTTGTTCTGCTATTGGTGGAGTGAGCTACAATCAGttagttgaaaaaataattgcaagCAAACAAGATGGTGCAGAGAGTAAGCTGGTGTCTGAAG GTTTGATTGGTGAAGCTTTCCTTGAAGAGACAGCCAGTCAGCTTACTTATCATGGCTTATGTGAACTAAACTTGCATTTACAAGATGACCAACTTGGTGTGTTTTTTAGGAATAATCACTTTAGCACCTTCCATAAGCACAAG gATGAACTATTCTTGCTGGTTACAGACCAAGGATTTCTCACTGAAGATCGGGTCATCTGGGAATCATTGTCAAATGTTGAAGGTGATAGCTATTTTGTCGACGCAGAATTTAGGTTACTTCCTACAGCACAAAGCACAGCACCTGCACAACCTTCTGCCCATCTGCCACCAATGAATCAGCAGCTATCGCTTGAAGATCAAGA CTACCTGGTAGCATTGACCCTACAACAAGAGCAGGATGGGCCATCAACTCAATCACAACATTCCCAATTTGAGAGCCAAGCTGCACAGACACCTATGCAGCAGATTACTGAGGCTGATCAAGAATGGGCTGA TCGTCAATTGGCAATGCAGCTGCAGGAGGAAGAGAGAGCACATCAACAACAgatgcaacaacaacagcatcGGCAAAGGCAGCCTCAACAAGTCATGGCATCTACAGTGCGACCCAGAAACCTTCCCAGCCCGGaacaaccacaacaacagAGGACACAATCCAGT gaaaaatgTATAGTCTTGTAG
- the LOC141877929 gene encoding uncharacterized protein LOC141877929 — protein MADTNDLVFFGDDFDAILGILEEEEELDEQFRQAADQVQLENVMCERCQKKCKTKNGLKRHKTVKHKDTREDVENQKEVGQESCLTYVAYSRIVEKAKLKIAGNKIHPKSIRDELSAYTYNNGLQEITAEFCDIEDLYKRLIKSGNAERFYSCFYSTIALNAVKYFKGLSRNAATLLSTKVADCMLAHSKEKIESIYTCTPLTKLSDEEKAGLQYIGGYVLHKLHTKHAGKSSESEQAISILKAGKLEDQNAIECQKLTSCLNRGGLWAISKSAQLIFERTEHYFRDATSKANVQNIAFANIISRSVHDVEVVSAYNSMLSNSELIINSGVAKDVLHNIIQLYVKVRSFSFAKDIIQKHKIRLKQMKSKALHKDIRASHESDQQRQN, from the exons ATGGCGGACACGAATGATTTGGTTTTCTTCGGAGACGATTTTGACGCTATTTTAGGGATtttggaagaagaagaagagctTGATGAACAGTTTAGACAAGCTGCTGATCAA GTTCAACTTGAAAACGTTATGTGTGAACGGTGCCAGAAGAAATGCAAAACCAAGAACGGACTGAAACGACACAAGACAGTTAAACACAAAGATACGAGAGAAGATGTTGAGAATCAAAAAGAAGTAGGACAAGAGAGCTGTTTAACTTATGTAGCTTACtcaagaattgttgaaaaagctAAACTCAAAATTGCTGGCAACAAAATCCACCCAAAATCAATCCGAGACGAGCTAAGTGCCTACACCTACAACAACGGTCTACAAGAGATAACAGCTGAATTCTGTGACATTGAAGACCTATATAAACGCTTGATAAAGTCTGGGAATGCTGAAAGATTTTATTCTTGCTTCTATTCAACCATAGCCCTGAATGCAGTTAAATATTTTAAGGGATTGTCAAGGAACGCAGCTACACTACTGTCTACCAAAGTTGCTGATTGTATGTTAGCACACAGCAAggagaaaattgaaagcatTTATACTTGTACTCCATTAACTAAACTTTCAGATGAAGAAAAAGCTGGACTGCAGTATATTGGGGGTTATGTCCTTCATAAACTTCATACCAAGCATGCTGGTAAATCATCAGAGAGTGAGCAGGCAATCTCTATCCTAAAGGCTGGCAAATTAGAAGACCAGAATGCCATTGAATGTCAGAAGTTAACTTCATGTTTAAATCGTGGTGGTTTGTGGGCAATTTCCAAAAGTgctcaattaatttttgagagAACTGAGCATTATTTCCGGGATGCCACTTCAAAGGCTAATGTGCAAAACATTGCTTTTGCTAATATCATATCAAGATCTGTTCATGATGTTGAAGTTGTCTCAGCATACAATTCCATGTTATCCAATTCTGAACTGATAATCAACAGTGGTGTTGCCAAAGATGTTTTGCACAACATCATACAACTGTATGTCAAAGTgcgttcattttcttttgcaaaagatATTATCCAGAAACACAAAATTAgattgaaacaaatgaaatcaaaggCACTCCATAAGGATATAAGAGCCTCCCACGAGAGTGACCAACAAAGGCAAAA